One window of the Doryrhamphus excisus isolate RoL2022-K1 chromosome 10, RoL_Dexc_1.0, whole genome shotgun sequence genome contains the following:
- the LOC131136852 gene encoding glucagon-1-like, whose product MTCMDDLEHLSLQSAMSQTLMRKRVIHCGSVTSCELHFPKGDLRMIGLMWCMLVLFFFPTSKEMVVDQTGRMARWHSYQMEKGENIIQNLKRHSEGTFTSDLTGYLDKMKAKDFVAWLASTKREGFHGKLLEIEADV is encoded by the exons ATGACCTGCATGGACGACTTGGAGCATCTCAGTTTACAATCTGCCATGAGTCAGACCCTAATGAGGAAGAGGGTCATCCACTGTGGGAG TGTCACTTCATGTGAGCTGCACTTCCCTAAAG GTGACCTGAGAATGATCGGTCTCATgtggtgcatgctggtcctctTCTTCTTTCCCACCAGTAAAGAGATGGTTGTGGATCAAACTGGCAGAATGGCAAG ATGGCATTCCTATCAGATGGAAAAGGGAGAAAATATCATCCAAAACCtgaaaaggcattcagaagggACCTTCACCAGTGACCTGACCGGCTATTTGGATAAAATGAAGGCTAAAGATTTTGTGGCGTGGTTGGCCAGCACTAAGAGAGAAGG ATTTCATGGAAAACTACTCGAAATTGAGGCAGATGTTTAA